The Candidatus Microthrix subdominans genome includes a window with the following:
- a CDS encoding Gfo/Idh/MocA family oxidoreductase, with the protein MSLRLGVIGLDHLHVFELVQGLLDAGANAAAHVADGEFLELYEGWRPDSVAVHPAELLADDRIDVVVTAGIPSQRADVAVAALSAGKHVLSAKPGVTTAPDLQRLRRAVATSGRRWSVLFTERFTNRAISGGDPTGPQRRRRPRRPRDRLGAPHAQRRRSTRLVLRRGHLGGHPGRPRLAPGRSVPGDHR; encoded by the coding sequence GTGAGCCTTCGCCTGGGCGTGATCGGCCTCGATCACCTGCACGTTTTCGAACTGGTGCAGGGACTGCTCGACGCCGGCGCCAACGCCGCGGCCCACGTCGCCGACGGGGAGTTCCTCGAACTGTACGAGGGCTGGCGACCGGACTCGGTGGCCGTCCACCCGGCCGAACTGCTCGCCGACGACCGCATCGACGTCGTGGTGACCGCAGGCATCCCCTCGCAGCGGGCCGACGTGGCCGTCGCCGCGCTCTCGGCGGGCAAACACGTCCTGAGCGCCAAGCCCGGGGTGACCACCGCCCCGGACCTGCAACGCCTTCGCCGGGCGGTGGCCACCTCCGGGCGCCGCTGGAGCGTGCTGTTCACCGAGCGGTTCACCAATCGCGCCATCTCCGGAGGCGATCCGACTGGCCCGCAGCGGCGCCGTCGGCCACGTCGCCCACGTGATCGGCTCGGGGCCCCACACGCTCAACGCCGACGATCGACCCGCCTGGTTCTTCGACGCGGCCACCTCGGGGGGCATCCTGGTCGACCTCGCCTCGCACCAGGTCGATCAGTTCCTGGCGATCACCGGTGA